One window of Triplophysa rosa linkage group LG8, Trosa_1v2, whole genome shotgun sequence genomic DNA carries:
- the setd2 gene encoding histone-lysine N-methyltransferase SETD2 isoform X1, with translation MDDLLNSELREDVKDCSIKVESLPKQVIFKGLAPRVVLTNHLLPKGTKAKVNLEEHGRQKVSFSFTQTKKTRQNLFLAPPSLEESDRSAPPQAETIPTTDLAGHSNEIKNVDVNTSVLAAAAGESQTKHPPVSLALKSRHDLGKMHFKKQILSITVVEDNSIVSTASGEISEPVVPSESDKIRSPVKVGTETSLQQAHKNSVIDSSSEKVIKEENPQEKLDSCLKGSVSSHIGKGDTDSSAISEHEENRKSQTRSDCTLPGSESDGDSIQTSSSQKSSDRKNIIKSESHSDETKISFNSKVEESEKSRSDRREDEKGSSRSKSERDSRHTSSRSSRSDRDRRRTKSRSRSISRGCRAISYSRSERSRGDRQSRSDRSHYHDSERRFHRSSPHRERRNSRSRGDCRLRDSSDSEEDHRRMRTRGSDSSRSSNYSSSQKDSKSSTHSRSHRDSKSTDCSRSSESDKRTQHSKSERSNAKTGDSESNKKSSSETDVGHRKSSAQSKSDINAKTSNSNLATSSRTSERRVQKNIGTSDSDEEHRKKSQSQVSDRTTRSSSSKKTDSDHKTSNNITGADRQSTDRLSYNKKQSRLASSQLLPQRECRVYVELLSERSIQSKYKYNSQQIQEGTHKTTDQQDEHQNPTQDLSSMENSTDVSEMQKNVEILTESNATSLEVESSTKIDKTETEDETPVQSETLAEEQTDPVVLQTPDQDPVGSLSDPLSVKESPPGGCLKLNTKLDGSSLNISNISMPVTPSTCEKDCEQLNVKPEQPSCGNVKKDSSSKKSRWDIVGQDSLESQSPKKMVSPETVASVKEVISVKKIEVISETNPDETELLSSKSVEVLESDVTCLESCQQVSTRISDHDTQSTSGGHVQPLVDHNLEIPLNSTRFDVPLNCGFANTEKLNVDKPETQDHDSLNRDDKCHSEDSESEESDSDSDDGQVSLKRLHSVVVVPKNSTIALEAKVLSDPSSGSSVRQRPSDTAEPLNREFGYSFNSQSKHEELSASHFKAGKQTAMLSADVKCQFASAFYQSQSDTVDSTSHSEATHSHMDKKWTAQESIYAQTSVQNFEMSCRQPESGHHQYHDRPDSWNGRKGGKQLYDDSDLSVGKGYSPAWDLNHSEQPTSTFQQPDSSHGNERLPHPGIAAAFDSFHGQGPWAQPVISITSNSVNTHVPAQYHDSVNQIHPDSLTNDHDEDCEGRVLGIKRGSVPTVDHPGSSPFVQAHEISSNCSFITEVQSNLETPKEDNQKPHRGRGPPKKRRQDFESESDNEAEAGLTSKKECFDESSGGAKDGKELFDRTQEVPRPLLSLKNFHDPAEWREKAKQKKMPPYFDLIEENLYLTERKKNKSHRDIKRMQCECAVLSREERARGIMACGEDCLNRLLMIECSSRCLNGAYCSNRRFQMKRHAGYEVILTESKGWGLRAAKDLPSNTFVLEYCGEVLDHREFKARVKEYARNKNIHYYFMALKNNEIIDATLKGNCSRFMNHSCEPNCETQKWTVNGQLRVGFFTTKAVAAGTELTFDYQFQRYGKEAQKCFCGAPSCRGLIGGETRVSVRAAGGKKQRERPRKKDTDSALTTLDEELEALQENGEGLCGEKDVILLCRLMVRVETMEQRLICLKVIKNTQNSLCLKQFLDHHGLSLLWIFMVDLSEAKTNSVNNIKLQLEIMKALAVLPISTKNMLEESRVLQFIQRWAQSRPLVQPTEQDGYSSESTSRAQTPLNTPDGPPAKLPSELDGDTPKRAVYRRLKIISENSLDSALSDASKASDGKEEEDEEEEEMEDEASQLETLEKVESIDEGGVEIEPVVKQETPEAADITPSQPEDMSTEDMSTEDESLKAQEPEEKPLCETEEQLSTEENKPTHEEEKLMDEIKIEEPSMNSESTPAEDPPAVTDITSAEDVDDKNVETLIADEQVENAPEQCSSEGNTTSVEITPTQPSEVTESISSEATAVAIETTPTESLSISMETTTPASDSVSSVNASSEPVVAVGSADTLVLGAGVVPAEGAAVGTPSQDEEEGVSDVESEHSQEPQVRASDISDMAARLLDSWKDLKEVYRIPKKSQVEKESNGKLYRSRDREALMTPRTPSSSRERERERERERDRERERERDWERERDWDRDRERDGERSTLRSADRKRRRGSTSPLPPPAYERGNRRNDDRYEQTSSSKKKLHTKESRNKLSTEERRKLFEQEVAQREAQKQQQQQQQLQTLAFNPLAYASSPSFIGYPPGYPIQTYVDPTNPNAGKVLLPTPPLEPLCVTAADGTAVTFEQVATQPIISDLGLASPSSTTTQAGPASSLAHIPASLELASGTPTQQFVQPALLVQDPSLAVLSVPAQTPSPQVQSQQGYTTLWDPNTQQAVTVQTQPTQQYSTTAQPQTAIYYQGQPCQAIYSIPAGYPQTNTPVIQTYSEPAASYLHGQQVYTGHQQGVVVQQGGTVTTIVTSQTVQQEMIPNNIIDLPPPSPPKPKTIILPPSWKVARDHEGRIYYYHIITRQTQWDPPSWDGTTEEASVEHEAEMDLGTPTYDENPSKFSTKTAEADTSSELAKKSKEVFRKEMSQFIVQCLNPYRKPDCKLGRISNTDDFKHLARKLTHGVMNKELKSCKNPEDLECNENVKHKTKEYIKKYMHKFGTVYRPKEDTELD, from the exons GGAGGATGTAAAAGATTGTTCG ATCAAGGTTGAAAGCCTCCCAAAGCAAGTCATATTCAAAGGTCTTGCCCCAAGGGTTGTATTGACAAACCATCTCCTGCCCAAAGGAACCAAAGCTAAAGTAAACCTTGAGGAACATGGGCGACAGAAGGTCTCCTTCAGCTTCACGCAGACTAAAAAGACACGTCAGAACTTATTTCTAGCCCCACCAAGCCTGGAAGAAAGCGATCGCTCGGCTCCACCACAAGCTGAGACCATACCCACTACAGATTTAGCAGGACACAGTAATGAAATTAAGAATGTGGATGTCAATACTTCCGTTCTTGCTGCAGCGGCGGGGGAGTCCCAGACAAAGCATCCCCCCGTATCCTTGGCTCTCAAATCAAGACATGATCTTGGaaagatgcattttaaaaagcagATTCTCAGCATTACTGTTGTTGAGGATAACTCCATTGTCAGCACTGCCTCAGGTGAGATTTCAGAGCCGGTAGTCCCTTCTGAGTCAGACAAGATTAGATCTCCAGTCAAGGTTGGAACTGAAACCTCATTGCAGCAGGCTCACAAGAACTCTGTCATTGATAGTTCCTCTGAAAAAGTTATTAAAGAGGAAAACCCTCAGGAGAAATTAGACTCATGCCTTAAGGGTTCTGTTTCTTCCCATATTGGGAAGGGAGATACAGATTCGTCTGCCATTTCTGAGCatgaagaaaacagaaaatccCAGACCCGATCAGACTGCACTCTTCCAGGTTCAGAGTCTGACGGGGATTCAATCCAGACATCTTCTAGTCAAAAGTCTAGTGATcgcaaaaatataattaaatctgaATCCCACagtgatgaaacaaaaatatcatTTAATTCCAAAGTGGAGGAGTCTGAAAAATCAAGGTCTGATAGGAGGGAAGATGAAAAGGGGTCAAGTCGTTCCAAGTCTGAGCGGGATTCCAGACATACGTCTTCAAGATCATCTCGTTCTGACAGAGACAGAAGAAGGACCAAAAGTCGGTCACGGTCTATATCTCGAGGCTGCCGGGCTATTTCTTATTCCAGGTCTGAAAGATCGAGGGGTGATAGACAGTCAAGGTCAGATAGGTCACATTACCATGATTCTGAGAGGAGATTTCATAGAAGTTCTCCTCATCGCGAAAGGAGAAACTCACGTTCTCGAGGTGACTGCAGGTTGCGTGACAGCTCTGACTCAGAGGAGGACCACAGGCGGATGAGGACTCGAGGTAGTGACTCAAGTCGATCGTCTAATTACTCAAGCTCGCAAAAAGACTCAAAATCATCAACTCACTCCAGATCCCACAGGGACTCGAAGTCCACGGATTGTTCTCGATCATCAGAGTCGGACAAAAGAACACAGCATTCAAAATCAGAACGATCTAATGCAAAAACCGGCGACTCTGAATCCAATAAAAAGAGCTCTTCAGAAACAGATGTCGGTCACAGGAAATCTAGTGCCCAATCGAAATCAGATATTAATGCTAAAACCTCAAATTCCAACCTAGCTACCTCGTCGCGAACATCTGAGAGGAGAGTCCAGAAGAACATTGGCACATCGGACTCCGATGAAGAGCATAGAAAAAAATCTCAGTCACAAGTGTCAGACAGGACCACCCGGAGTTCATCATCCAAAAAAACTGATTCAGATCACAAGACTTCAAATAACATAACTGGAGCTGACAGACAATCAACAGACAGATTAAGTTATAATAAAAAGCAGTCACGTTTAGCCTCCAGTCAACTTCTTCCTCAGCGGGAATGCAGAGTTTACGTTGAACTTTTGAGCGAAAGAAGTATTCAgtctaaatataaatacaattccCAACAAATTCAAGAAGgtacacacaaaacaacagatCAACAAGATGAGCATCAAAATCCAACCCAAGATCTTAGTAGCATGGAAAATAGCACAGATGTCTCTGAGATGCAAAAGAATGTTGAGATATTGACAGAATCAAATGCTACTAGTCTAGAAGTTGAAAGTTCCACTAAGATTGACAAAACCGAAACGGAGGATGAGACTCCAGTCCAAAGTGAAACCTTGGCTGAAGAACAGACTGACCCAGTTGTGCTCCAGACTCCAGACCAGGATCCAGTCGGATCACTGTCAGACCCTCTTTCTGTGAAAGAATCACCGCCTGGAGGATGCTTGAAATTAAACACTAAATTGGATGGCTCATCGCTAAACATCAGTAACATTAGTATGCCTGTTACACCAAGTACTTGTGAAAAAGACTGTGAGCAGCTTAATGTAAAGCCTGAGCAACCCAGTTGTGGGAATGTGAAAAAGGATAGTAGTTCTAAAAAGTCAAGATGGGACATTGTTGGCCAAGACTCTTTAGAATCTCAAAGCCCTAAGAAAATGGTAAGTCCAGAAACTGTTGCCTCTGTGAAAGAAGTCATTTCAGTAAAGAAGATTGAGGTCATCAGTGAGACTAACCCTGATGAAACTGAATTACTGTCAAGTAAATCTGTAGAAGTGCTAGAAAGTGATGTGACTTGTCTTGAATCTtgtcaacaagtaagtactCGGATATCCGACCATGATACCCAGTCTACCAGTGGTGGACATGTCCAACCTCTTGTAGATCATAATTTAGAAATTCCTTTAAATAGTACCCGTTTTGATGTTCCCCTTAATTGTGGCTTTGCCAATACTGAAAAACTCAACGTAGACAAACCTGAAACGCAAGATCATGATTCTTTAAACCGTGATGATAAATGCCACAGTGAGGACAGTGAGAGTGAAGAATCAGACTCGGATTCAGATGATGGACAGGTCTCCTTGAAACGACTGCACTCCGTGGTGGTTGTGCCAAAAAATTCAACCATTGCTCTTGAAGCGAAAGTCTTGTCTGATCCGTCTTCTGGCTCCTCAGTACGACAGAGACCTTCTGATACAGCCGAACCCCTAAACAGGGAGTTTGGTTATAGTTTTAACTCTCAGTCAAAGCATGAGGAATTATCGGCTTCACATTTTAAGGCCGGTAAGCAAACTGCCATGCTAAGTGCAGATGTTAAATGTCAGTTTGCTAGTGCGTTCTACCAATCACAGAGCGACACGGTTGACAGCACCAGCCATTCAGAAGCCACCCATTCTCACATGGACAAGAAATGGACTGCCCAAGAAAGCATTTACGCCCAAACATCTGTTCAGAACTTTGAGATGTCTTGTAGACAGCCTGAATCTGGCCACCATCAGTACCATGATCGTCCAGATAGCTGGAATGGGAGAAAGGGAGGAAAGCAGCTGTATGATGATTCGGACTTAAGTGTTGGGAAGGGTTATAGTCCGGCCTGGGACTTGAACCACTCAGAACAACCCACCAGCACATTTCAGCAGCCGGACAGCAGTCATGGCAACGAACGTCTGCCACATCCGGGTATTGCTGCTGCATTTGACAGTTTTCACGGACAAGGTCCATGGGCACAGCCTGTTATCTCTATAACCAGCAATTCAGTCAACACACACGTGCCTGCTCAGTATCATGATTCAGTCAACCAGATTCATCCAGACTCCCTGACCAATGACCACGATGAAGACTGTGAGGGAAGGGTATTGGGGATTAAGCGAGGCTCAGTCCCGACTGTGGATCATCCTGGGTCATCCCCATTTGTTCAAGCGCATGAGATTAGTAGCAATTGCAGCTTCATCACAGAGGTTCAAAGCAACTTGGAAACTCCTAAAGAAGATAACCAGAAGCCTCATAGAGGAAGGGGTCCACCCAAGAAGAGACGTCAAGACTTTGAGTCGGAATCGGACAATGAGGCAGAGGCTGGTTTGACAAGTAAAAAGGAGTGTTTTGATGAGAGTTCAGGGGGGGCGAAAGATGGCAAGGAATTGTTTGACCGAACACAGGAGGTTCCACGACCACTGCTCAGTCTCAAAAACTTCCATGATCCAGCAGAGTGGAGGGAAAAAGCAAAGCAGAAAAAAATGCCACCTTACTTTGACCTCATTGAGGAGAATTTGTATCTGACAGAACG CAAGAAAAATAAGTCTCATCGTGACATCAAGAGAATGCAGTGTGAATGTGCCGTCCTCTCGAGAGAAGAGCGAGCCCGGGGCATCATGGCATGTGGAGAAGACTGTCTCAATCGCCTGCTGATGATTGAGTG CTCTTCCCGGTGTTTAAATGGAGCATACTGCTCCAACCGTCGCTTCCAGATGAAACGCCACGCAGGCTATGAGGTCATTTTGACCGAGAGCAAAGGCTGGGGTTTACGAGCTGCCAAAGATCTGCCATC gAACACCTTTGTTTTAGAGTACTGCGGGGAAGTTTTAGACCACCGGGAATTTAAGGCACGGGTGAAGGAGTATGCCAGAAACAAGAACATTCACTATTATTTCATGGCTTTGAAGAACAATGAG ATCATTGATGCTACACTGAAAGGAAACTGCTCCCGTTTCATGAATCACAGCTGCGAACCCAACTGTGAGACTCAGAAG TGGACTGTGAATGGTCAGCTCAGAGTTGGCTTTTTCACCACAAAAGCTGTGGCAGCTGGGACGGAGCTCACTTTTGACTATCAGTTCCAGAGATACGG GAAAGAGGCTCAGAAGTGTTTCTGTGGAGCTCCCAGCTGTCGAGGGTTAATTGGGGGAGAGACTCGGGTCAGTGTGCGCGCAGCGGGTGGAAAGAAACAGAGGGAACGCCCACGGAAGAAAGACACTGATAGTGCCCTTACCACG TTGGATGAAGAGCTTGAGGCTCTACAGGAAAACGGGGAGGGTTTATGTGGAGAGAAGGATGTGATCTTACTCTGCAGGCTCATGGTACGTGTGGAGACGATGGAGCAACGACTCATCTGCCTTAAAGTCATCAAG AATACCCAGAATTCTTTGTGCCTGAAGCAGTTCTTGGATCACCATGGCCTCTCTCTGCTGTGGATATTTATGGTTGATCTTTCAGAGGCAAAGACCAACTCTGTGAACAACATTAAACTACAGCTAGAG ATAATGAAGGCACTGGCAGTGCTGCCCATCTCAACGAAGAACATGCTGGAGGAGAGCCGTGTGCTGCAGTTCATCCAGCGCTGGGCTCAGAGTCGGCCGCTTGTTCAACCTACAGAACAAGACGGCTACTCCAGTGAAAGCACCTCACGTGCCCAGACACCACTCAACACCCCTGATGGTCCACCGGCCAAGCTGCCCTCCGAGCTGGACGGAGACACCCCCAAGCGGGCGGTCTATCGTAGGCTGAAGATCATCAGCGAGAACAGTCTGGACAGTGCACTCTCAGATGCTAGTAAAGCTTCCGATGGCAAAGAAGAagaggatgaggaggaagaAGAGATGGAGGACGAGGCTTCACAGTTGGAAACATTGGAGAAAGTTGAAAGCATTGATGAGGGTGGAGTTGAGATTGAGCCCGTGGTGAAACAGGAGACCCCTGAGGCTGCTGACATCACGCCATCACAGCCAGAGGATATGAGCACTGAGGATATGAGCACTGAGGATGAGTCCCTCAAAGCGCAAGAACCTGAAGAGAAACCTCTCTGTGAGACTGAAGAGCAACTGTCCACGGAGGAGAATAAACCGACCCATGAAGAAGAGAAGCTGATGGATGAGATCAAGATTGAGGAGCCATCTATGAATTCAGAGTCCACGCCAGCCGAGGATCCTCCTGCCGTCACGGACATCACTTCTGCGGAGGATGTAGATGATAAAAATGTTGAAACTCTTATCGCAGATGAACAGGTGGAGAATGCACCTGAACAGTGCAGCTCAGAGGGCAACACAACTTCTGTAGAGATCACACCCACACAACCATCAGAAGTCACAGAGAGCATCTCCTCTGAAGCCACAGCTGTTGCCATAGAGACCACGCCCACAGAATCTCTGTCCATCTCCATGGAGACGACTACACCTGCTTCTGACTCCGTTTCTTCAGTAAACGCATCATCGGAGCCTGTAGTGGCTGTTGGTTCTGCAGATACTTTGGTGCTGGGTGCTGGGGTTGTTCCAGCAGAGGGCGCTGCAGTTGGAACTCCCTCGCAAGATGAGGAGGAGGGGGTGTCTGATGTAGAGAGCGAACACAGTCAGGAGCCCCAAGTGAGGGCTTCTGACATCAGTGACATGGCCGCACGTCTGCTGGACAGCTGGAAAGACTTGAAG GAGGTTTACAGAATACCGAAGAAGAGCCAGGTTGAAAAAGAGTCCAATGGTAAGTTAT ATCGCAGTCGTGATCGGGAAGCGCTGATGACCCCTCGCACGCCCTCGAGCAGtcgggagagagagcgagaacgAGAGAGGGAGCGCGATCGAGAACGGGAACGAGAGAGAGATTGGGAGCGTGAGCGAGACTGGGATCGGGACCGTGAACGGGATGGAGAAAGATCGACACTTCGTAGTGCAGATAGGAAACGAAGGCGAGGCTCCACCTCCCCTCTGCCGCCTCCAGCCTATGAAAGGGGCAACCGCAGAAATGACGACCG TTATGAGCAGACCAGCAGCAGCAAGAAGAAACTGCACACCAAAGAGTCTCGTAACAAGCTGTCCACAGAGGAGCGACGCAAGCTCTTCGAGCAAGAAGTGGCACAGCGTGAAGCccagaaacaacaacaacaacagcagcaacTGCAGACGCTCGCGTTCAACCCGCTGGCCTACGCCTCCAGCCCGAGCTTCATTGGCTACCCGCCTGGATACCCCATCCAGACCTACGTAGACCCCACCAATCCCAATGCGGGAAAAGTTCTCCTACCCACACCTCCTTTAGAGCCTCTCTGCGTCACGGCTGCTGACGGCACGGCCGTTACCTTTGAACAAGTGGCGACTCAGCCCATCATATCTGATCTTGGTCTGGCCTCACCCTCTTCTACCACCACCCAAGCTGGACCTGCTTCCAGCCTGGCACACATCCCTGCCTCATTGGAGCTGGCATCTGGCACACCGACTCAGCAGTTTGTCCAGCCCGCCTTGCTGGTGCAGGATCCGAGCCTGGCTGTCTTGTCAGTGCCTGCGCAAACACCCAGCCCGCAGGTTCAAAGTCAGCAAGGCTACACCACGCTCTGGGACCCCAACACGCAGCAGGCGGTCACAGTCCAGACGCAACCCACCCAGCAGTATTCCACTACAGCGCAGCCTCAGACCGCCATTTACTATCAGGGTCAGCCCTGCCAGGCCATCTACAGCATTCCTGCAGGTTACCCACAGACCAACACTCCTGTCATACAG ACCTACAGTGAGCCAGCCGCCAGTTACCTGCACGGGCAGCAGGTGTACACAGGCCATCAGCAGGGTGTGGTCGTGCAACAGGGAGGCACCGTCACCACAATCGTCACGTCTCAGACTGTTCAACAG GAAATGATACCCAACAACATTATTGACCTACCACCCCCTTCCCCGCCCAAACCTAAAACCATCATCCTGCCGCCCAGCTGGAAGGTGGCACGTGACCATGAGGGCCGAATCTATTACTACCACATCATCACCAG ACAAACACAGTGGGATCCTCCCAGCTGGGATGGGACTACAGAGGAGGCCAGTGTAGAACACGAGGCTGAGATGGACCTCGGGACTCCCACATACGACGAAAATCCTTCAAAG TTCTCTACCAAGACGGCCGAGGCGGACACCTCCAGCGAGCTGGCCAAAAAAAGCAAAGAAGTCTTCCGCAAGGAG ATGTCACAGTTTATTGTGCAATGCCTTAATCCGTATCGCAAGCCAGACTGCAAGCTGGGCCGCATCAGTAACACGGATGACTTCAAACATCTTGCAAGGAAG CTGACTCACGGGGTGATGAACAAGGAACTGAAATCCTGCAAGAACCCTGAAGACCTCGAATGCAACGAGAACGTCAAACACAAGACCAAGGAGTACATCAAGAAGTACATGCATAAGTTCGGCACCGTGTACCGGCCCAAGGAAGACACCGAGCTGGACTAA